The stretch of DNA TGTCGTTAGGGCTGGGCTGTATCCGAGCTCACTTGTATTTGAGACATGGTATAGGCCCATGAGCTTGGTTTACCAGATCTCTTTGGGCCTCATTTTCCAACAATGGGCCGACTCTAAGTAAATGGCCACAAAGTTTAGCCAGTCCACCATGAGACAACTCCCGCATCTACTCGAGCAGAGGAGGAATTATGATGCAGCAGTCGCAGGCGACGGTGGCGGTGGCCgcaccggcggcggcggcgcgcgcgcacGAGCCAGCGGGCGGCGACGCGCCGCCGAAGCAGGTGGCGCAGGCGATGGAGCGGCTGGGCCGCGCGGGCAGGATCATCGCGGACATCCGGCTCGGCGCGGACCGCCTCCTCGAGGCGCTCTTCGTCGCCGCCAGCGCGCCGCCGGACAGCGCCCAGCAGCACATCGAGAGGAACGAGGAAGTCGTAGCTAAGGAGGAGGTCTCCATGCACCGCCACTTCGACGACCTCCGCGCCCTCGGCAGGTACTCGACTCCGCCCGCGCCCACTTTCTTCCATCTTGATCTGGGAGCTTCTTGTGAGCTCCCTTGGGTGGTTGTATCGTTTGGTTTGGGAAACAAGTTTCCGCTGGGATGGTTCCTGAAGCGTGTGGACAACAGCCACTATCCCATGTTCTGCCGGTATGCCTAGGGGAGACCGTATGCCTATGCCCTAAATCTAAGTCAGGACATTGTTGAGATAGTGGATATTAGTAGTACATGTTTAGATTATGTTGGGGAAATTGGTGCCCGTGATTCTGGCTAAGCTAATTTGAGTTGCGTAGCTGACTTTGCAAGAAAATTGTAACTCTTGAGGTAATTTGGTTAGACAGAGTTACTGTCAGCTAGATTCTGATCTTCTTTTGTTCTGCTTGGCCTAGTTTGTCCTCAACAAGGAACATATTTCGTGTAAAATATCCATGAGAAAATTTGATAACTTCGAACAAATGTATTGAGAGGTTTAAAATGAGATTGCGCTCTGATTTTGACAGAATCTCAGTAATGTTCCTTGCTAAGCCCCTCAGGTAGTCAGGTCTATGTTTTGCTTAATCACTCGACTTTGATCTAGATGTTTTAGGTGTTTGTGGCCTTTTCTGGAGACATAGCGTGATCTATTAAATTGGGATAATTCTAATTCTGTATAACACATGTTTTATACCTGGCTGTTTTGTTTAACTGCTGTGGCTAGAACTAGCATTTAGCAGCTATTGCTTCAGTATGACCCACGGCCATAATTTTACGCTAGAAATTCTCCCTACAAACATATTTCATCAGAGCAACATTTATCTTGTTCAGCGAGCCCTGTAATATTTGTATTGGATAGGAAATTGTGAACAGTTTGATAGTCTGCTTTGTGGTACTGCCTGTACGGCGCATGAACAGCTGTAGCAATATAATCTACTTATCCACTGCACATCAAAGATGTGCGAGTTGTCAATCTTTATGAAGCTGTGAAGTTACTTGTTAATTAATTATAGTTTTACATATATGAGTTAAGTTTTGAGAAAACACTGAAGTTACTAGATAAggctaataagccgtgtgatttGACTTATGGGTGATGAAAGCTATAAAGGTATCTGGAACCAATGTGAATAAAGTTCAGCAGCATACTTGAAAGTTATGAGTTAGTCACACTATTCTCCTACTGAACTGAAGTAAACATTTATATTCATAAAGACATCATAGGTTATGTGCATCCATACCAAAATTTCTTTGATTCTTTTGAACTTTTCAAGAGTAATCCCACATTTTTTTTCATTAACAGTTGGGGAATAGTCATTTAAAGGTTCAACTATATCCGAAGTATCATGTGTTCCTTTTTTAACATTTATTTTATGGTGATTAAttcattttatttatttttttctgtTAGCAAGGCAATTGGAAGAGTCCGGGGTTCTAAATGGGGCCCTTAAAGCTCGAGGAAATTCATGGGGCTTGCACATGCCACTTGTGTGCCCAGATGGTGCTGTTGTGGCCTATGCTTGGAAGCGTCAATTGGCAGGCCAAGCTGGTGCATCAGCTGTTGACAGAACTAGGTGAAATTCATTACTTCCATGATGTTTGCCTTACTCTTGATTTGCTATTGATGTGCAGCATTTTTTTCCGGGAAAATGTAGAAAAACGTCTGTCTCAATGTGTTCAGATTAAAAGAAGTATATGTACAAGCCTTAAGAAACCCACTGGGAACACAATGTCTGTGGAACCAAGAATGAGGTTACGATGTCACCCGAACTGTACTTATACTTTGATAGTGTTTAATAGATGATGGACACCTGGTCTCTACGCACTTTTGTGTTGTTTCCACATCCACCAAGAGGTGAGCTGGATCAGCAATCATGTACCACCGGAGGTGATACCATAGATCTTATCTAGGAGAGTGGCATGCGACACTTTCACCAACCATCAGTGCGCTAAAAGATAAAGAAAtgtaagagtgtttagatcactactttagtgatctaaatgctcttatatttctttacagggGGAGTAACTGACAAGCCCACCTTGATGCTAGGCGACGCCCTGTCACCTAGCCAGTTTATCCCACCCAGGTGGGCCCCTAGCCTGCTTGCCTATTCAGCAATTAGGTGCTAGGCACTGTTTTACAGACCGACTAGCGCCTAACGCCTTGGTGAACATGGCCAACCATACAATCAATTGAATGTATATTCAATGTTTTTTGTATAGTGTTACTCTCTAAAATACGATGATAATTTCTGGATCTCTCACTCCCTCCCTCCCTTTATATGTGGTTATGCGCGCACTGATTTATGCCTAAATGGAGAAATTGCTCTCCCGATGTTATTTCTTACTTTTTTCATGCATACAATTTCTAAGTGCTATATACCTAAAAACTTGGGAGGAAGCTTTTGGTTTGGGATTCATCTTGTTTCAATGTTGTTTTCAGGTTAGCTCTCAAGGCCTTCACTGACCAGAAAAGAAGATTCTTTCCTCATCTAGAAGACGAAGTTCTTAACCATCTCCATGATGGTGAATCTGGTATTGCTAAAAGGCCAAGGATGCCTGCGGGCAATGGAGAGCTGGAAGAAAAAACTTTGTCCGAGATACTTAAGAATCTAGAAAATGAAGTACCCAACATGAAAATATCCACGTATCGTCGTTTAGATTGGTCAAAAAGAGCTTCAGCATTAGCATCTCTGATGGATGATGACTTTGTGGATCCATCTAAGGAGTTGAACCTGCAAAATATGGGAAAATCGAGACCTGGTTCTGTGACGACTCCGATAGATCAGGTTGCAGTAATTGAGTTGCTGGTTCCTTCAATATTTAGAGTTGTAGTGTCATTGCATCCTGCAGGATCTGTTGATCCTGATGCTGTGGCATTCTTCTCTCCAACTGAGGTAAGAATGTCTTCCAAAAGCTGACTTCATTCATGATTCATCACAATTTTGAACTTTGCATAAGCAGACAAGCACTGGTGCAAAAAGTGTGTGTTCACTACCGTCTCCAGTCCAGAAATAACTTATGTATTGGACTTGGACAGAGTCTTAAGATATAACTTTAACCACAAACTTTTACTATAGTACAGGCATAAAACCCAAGAAAGATGTAATATTTTGGAAATACTTTCCGAGACAAATATGTACATATTATTTTTCAAGTTTCCGATATATGTTAAATGGTTTGGCAGTCAAAGTTATAAATTTTTGACCGAAGGTATGTCCAAAACACCGCTTCTTTGTGAACTGGAACGAGTACCCAATACCATATAAGTAGTTGCTTATGTAGCAAGATCACTTTCTGTGTCTTAGCATGTTCCCATTGATACACTTAATAGGCAAAGTGAGCATTCTTGTTGATAATGAGTGGGCAAGATATTATTTCTGACAGATGCAGTTATCCTCTGTTAGGGAGGAAGCTACCTTCATGCGAGAGGCTTGTCGGTGCATCACGTCTTTAAGCATGTGACGGTAAATGCTTCTTTTATGATCTTTGAGCTGATTATTTGTTCCCATAAGAGGCATTCGAATTGAAGCATGGGTGTACTGTTGTGATTATGTAGGAGCATGCTGACAAGGCATTGCAGTACTTCATCAGTGTGGAACCCAGTAAAGCACTTTCTATTTTATTGGTGAGTTGCAGCAAATTTTAGTCATTGAGATAAATATACTGCACGGCAGTAATCCAGTTATTACCAAAACTTATCGCTAGAAATCCATTGCAACAATTCTACCTTGCTTGTGTTTAAGTACTAACAGATGCAAACCTTTTGCAGCGTTGGATTGCTGATTATCAGACTCTATTTACAAAACTTTGCAGGTAATCCTCCTTAGATATGCAACTTGATTTGCATCATATCATCATCAACCATTTCTCCTGTACAGACAAGTAACACTGCATTATTTGTCATGCAGTAAATGCCGACGGCTTCTGCTCATGGACAAGTCTTTGGCTTTGCTTCTACCCCCGGTTCATCGCCCCTACCAGCAGATCTCGAGCATTGGTTCAGATCATCAGGAAGCCTATCACATTGGATGTTCTTCCTATGATGCCTGACGCTTCTACGCACTCTGGACTTCTAGCTAGGATGTTTCTAACACCATCACCCGACTGTATCTGTGCTATACCAGCCTAATCTGTAGGACGATGAAAATGTTGAAGTGAATTTTTAAGAACTAAAGGCTTGGTGATCGAGGAGTTACTCTGTTTACATTTTCACCTTACCTGTGTAAAACCTGTGTATCTCATGAGCAGAAATTGTGGTAAACAGATGTTGCAAATTTTGATAATTGTTATGTACTGAGCTTTAACTGCTCTGTGAAACTATGCGGGCATACATTGTTGATTTGTTTGTCGCTGCCTGAGAAATAATTATAAAATATTATGCATATGTATACAAGAAACTTCAAATTGGCGGATTACATGTACCGTGAAACACTGGAATAATTATCTGGAAAAAAGGAGTAACTGTGCTTGACATCTCAAACTGTTTATTCATATTTCTATAAATAGTCTTCATCAGTAGCAATGTTAAATTGTTACAACCTGCACCGAAATAATAGGAGTGGCAAACCAGGTGATTGTACTCCTGACTTAACCTAATTACATTGTTATAGATAACCAGTTTGTCAAATATTTACAGTACACACCTCTCAAGTAAGTTCTCATGAAAGCTCTTTGCAAGCTCCACTGCAGGTTAGTGGCTATTCAAAAAGCTCTCCTTGGGTGTTTCCCCATATCGCAAAGCTATACTATTATGTACAAATTTTACTACAGGACAAGCTGTGTTGCCAAAATGTATTAGATAGGCAACAGCCATCAGTTCAAGAGCTCTCCTGGAACGACTGCGACCGAGAAAACGCTGCGGGGTTCGCCTGTAAAGCACGGGCAGGGCGTGCATCTGCTGGCTGGCCCTTGCTCTCACCCTTGAACTGGAAAGGCTTGAAGACGCCAGGGTCTCCAGGTTTGATGCCAAGAGTTGCCCATATGGAACTCTTCGCTGCCTCATCGGGGTCATCGATGCGGAGCGTCTTGGGAACCCATAGTGATTTCTCCTCCTTGTCATCTTTCTGTGGATTGGGGTCCCTGGAATGCTTCCCCAGAGTAGGAGACCCATTGCCTGAACAGCTGCTGTTGCTTGACCCAGACGGCGATATGCACCCGTTGGTCCCGACCCATGGTGTGTTCCATGCCGCGGCTGGCCAGCTTGGTAAGCAACCCCAGAGTGCAGGTGGAACAATAGGATATGGAAACGGGGGTGCAGGAAGCCTTGAGCCTGGCATCATGGGAGAGTTCATCCATGGCGCCGAACTAGTGCTGCAGCTTTCTGATGGAGAAGCAGACTCGGGCATACTTCCACCCGGCACCATTACAGGAAGGTTGTTCCACCCCATGCTCCATGGGTACATGAAAGGAGGTCCAAGGTAATACTGAGGCACCGGACCAACCCCATTACAGTAAACAGGCGCTCCGTTCTGACCAGGCGGGACTGCGTTTGCAGGTAACCCATTGTTTGATGTGGTAGTCGATGCGCATGAGTTATCTTCCCTGGTTTCATCTCTTGGTACAGATCCAGCATTGGTCACATTCTGCTCTTCAATGTTCAGCACCGATACCATCGATTCACAAAGTGGCACCTCAGGCCCAAACTTGAGAACTGTTTCATTTCTACTGGCTGATTGTGTCGGGATGGAAGGTAGAGATGCAAGGACTTCTGGGTTCACTGTGTCAGAGATGTCTACTCTAGACCCCAGCAGACAATCAGGGGCCATCAACAACTGACGGTAGTGCAGCGCTGAATTCTTGCTTTTGCGCCTCCCAGCACCGACAGGTACATTCCTCATACTCCCCCCTGCAGTCCAATACCTTTGGCAATTCTTACAGAAGTGCCTTGGTTGATTAACATTGTAGTTGTTGTAATAGCAGAACTTTGTATCCATGCTGTTGCACCGAGGGCAAGGTATAATTTTATCTGGCTTCTTGAGCACCCTATCCTGGCCTGATTCGTCATTTGATTTCTTCTCATTTTCCTCCTTCGGGTCTGATGCCACCTTCTCTTCAGCATTGCTTATCTGGGCCTGGTCGTCTTTCTTATGGTCCAAGGTAGATGAACTGGCTGTTTCTGCATTTTGTTTGGCTTGTGGTGCATCAACCTCCATTTCGTCATCTTTTCTCTCCCTTAGTTCATCACCTTTCATTCCACCATCTTCTTTCTCTTCTGGAGCGTCCACCTTCATTTCACTATCGCCTTTGTCTTTTGTTTCTTTGTGTTGTTCCTATAAAATTGCAACACGAGGTACTGTTAAAAGAGTACTTCAACTCAAACAAAACAGAAGTTACTATATTTAACATCTTGCAGAGGTGAGAACATTATGTTTCTGCAGATGCACCAATAGGTCAAAAACATGATCATAAATCAAATCAACTATAGTCTTCATAGGGGACAATATTGGCTAACAAAAGATCCGAGATATTGCCATATTGGTTATGTTACCACTCCACACATAGAAAACTTGGAAGCATTGCGTCCTCAAATACTAACCAAAACTAGCATAGCATGCGCATTTAACCACGGTAAGACAGCGTTAAGAAAACCACAGAAATTCATCACGGGGTTCAAGTTCGGCTGCTTGAACACAAAATCGAAATTCGATCAGCTTAGCGCAGCGGCAATAGACACTTGTAAGTTGGGCCAAAAAAGAGCAAATAAAAGATGTACTGTACGACATATGGTGACATATGATATGACATACGATTTTGCGTGCCCTGCTTTAACAAGATCAAGGTATTCTGGGTCAGGTGTTCAAAACAGAAGCCCCCCCAGGTGACCACTCGTGAACAAATGAAGATGAGAAGCCCCTTGAAGGACCACCCCATGCTCAAAACAAGCTGAATTCTGCATGGATGGCTTACTCTGCACTCCTAATAACCACTTCTGAGGAAGCAGCATGACAACACCCTACCAACTCTGTTGTGTCCTCACCCAGCCATCTATATGTAGGCAACATGTGGTATGTCTTCTTCTGTTCATGCACCAAATGGAAGTGATAACTAACTTTTCAATTTACTCCAGTTATGGTAATAATTCCGTGTTCAACTTCATTTTGTCTAACGAAATAAGGTGTAACAAAAATGAGAAGAAGAGGAAAGGCAAATGATATACAAAAATGGTTTGCTGGTTCCCAGGCGACCGAGAAATTACTATTTCTAAGCTACTTCAAAACAAATGTTCGATTGGGTCATCAAGATTTGTTCAAGTACAAAACTATGACAGTAGTATCTTGATCGGAAGGCTATTACCGTTGACTCAGAGATTAGTAACTCCGAGGAGTCCCATACAGTATAATATAAAAATGAATAGACGATTGTTAATCCCCATTAATCAGCATCTCGCTCACAGCATGGTAGTACAATTATTGTTGTACCTCCGGACCCCACAGCTAGGAGACCTTTCGCTGCAGCTTTTTTGGAAACAAAGATAGAGCCCAAATAGGAGAAACCGACGTCCAGCTGTGCCTGGCCAAAGAGATTACCCCTCCTGTACTTTTGGACCTATCCATTCTGAGATCCAGACGAAACCCGGTCTATTTTATCATCCTGCGGGTCACCTGATCAGCATGCACATCCTCGCCGTTTATCTAAACCTCGAGTCCACTCTATAAAATTCTAAACCTCGAATCCACCCACCCTCGTTCTCCAATTCGATCGCCGGATTCTAAACATTTTGtagtaatttttatttttattacaaGTAAGTATTTTGCAATATGCAGACTCTAAACATGATGGGATGAAGGTGCGCCTCCTTGATTTCGCACGGAAACCGAGGAACATGCATATTGAAATTGTCGATCAAACAAAAGCCCTCCTTGAGCTAACCTTATTATTATCAGCCTCTGGCTCGGCCTCTGACtcctgcggcggcggcggcggcgggtgctcGGAGCCGGCCGTCGCCTCCGCTTCCGGCGGCCCGGGCGCAGCGTCAGGAACCAACGGGATCACCCGCCCGAAGAGCTTTATGCCAGAATCCATCTGATCCGACATCGTCGATC from Triticum urartu cultivar G1812 chromosome 3, Tu2.1, whole genome shotgun sequence encodes:
- the LOC125543625 gene encoding mediator of RNA polymerase II transcription subunit 27, which produces MMQQSQATVAVAAPAAAARAHEPAGGDAPPKQVAQAMERLGRAGRIIADIRLGADRLLEALFVAASAPPDSAQQHIERNEEVVAKEEVSMHRHFDDLRALGRQLEESGVLNGALKARGNSWGLHMPLVCPDGAVVAYAWKRQLAGQAGASAVDRTRLALKAFTDQKRRFFPHLEDEVLNHLHDGESGIAKRPRMPAGNGELEEKTLSEILKNLENEVPNMKISTYRRLDWSKRASALASLMDDDFVDPSKELNLQNMGKSRPGSVTTPIDQVAVIELLVPSIFRVVVSLHPAGSVDPDAVAFFSPTEGGSYLHARGLSVHHVFKHVTEHADKALQYFISVEPSKALSILLRWIADYQTLFTKLCSKCRRLLLMDKSLALLLPPVHRPYQQISSIGSDHQEAYHIGCSSYDA
- the LOC125543624 gene encoding cyclic dof factor 2-like; the encoded protein is MSDQMDSGIKLFGRVIPLVPDAAPGPPEAEATAGSEHPPPPPPQESEAEPEADNNKEQHKETKDKGDSEMKVDAPEEKEDGGMKGDELRERKDDEMEVDAPQAKQNAETASSSTLDHKKDDQAQISNAEEKVASDPKEENEKKSNDESGQDRVLKKPDKIIPCPRCNSMDTKFCYYNNYNVNQPRHFCKNCQRYWTAGGSMRNVPVGAGRRKSKNSALHYRQLLMAPDCLLGSRVDISDTVNPEVLASLPSIPTQSASRNETVLKFGPEVPLCESMVSVLNIEEQNVTNAGSVPRDETREDNSCASTTTSNNGLPANAVPPGQNGAPVYCNGVGPVPQYYLGPPFMYPWSMGWNNLPVMVPGGSMPESASPSESCSTSSAPWMNSPMMPGSRLPAPPFPYPIVPPALWGCLPSWPAAAWNTPWVGTNGCISPSGSSNSSCSGNGSPTLGKHSRDPNPQKDDKEEKSLWVPKTLRIDDPDEAAKSSIWATLGIKPGDPGVFKPFQFKGESKGQPADARPARALQANPAAFSRSQSFQESS